One Solibacillus sp. R5-41 DNA segment encodes these proteins:
- the pfkB gene encoding 1-phosphofructokinase — protein sequence MITTVTLNAAIDQVYEMNSFVMGQTNRVMQKFQQGGGKGINVARVIKALDGDVLIGGFIGGLNGEKIKASLQEQRLPTSFIQIEGESRICLTVTNYQTKEMTELLEEGPTIQQHEWKEMLRWVEVQAESSKYLVLSGSLPKGVPSNAYATIIHLLKQKGVRVALDTSGEALKQGIEAIPFAIKPNEDEISQLIGKPVEMQEDLIQAGEKLRDLGIEHVCFSLGEKGALFINSTGNYQVNAPKINVVNTVGSGDAFLAGLILKLSQGASDEEAYKWAVACGSVNAGEKEIAKVQKESVELLLKELQITNIKER from the coding sequence ATGATAACGACTGTCACATTAAATGCTGCGATTGACCAAGTTTATGAAATGAATTCTTTCGTAATGGGTCAAACAAATCGTGTAATGCAGAAGTTTCAACAAGGCGGCGGAAAAGGGATAAATGTTGCACGTGTTATTAAAGCGCTTGATGGAGATGTGTTAATCGGTGGATTTATTGGTGGATTAAATGGAGAAAAAATTAAAGCATCTCTTCAAGAACAAAGACTGCCAACAAGTTTCATTCAAATAGAGGGTGAAAGTCGGATTTGTCTAACTGTCACAAACTATCAAACAAAGGAAATGACGGAACTTTTAGAAGAGGGTCCGACAATACAGCAGCATGAATGGAAAGAAATGTTGCGTTGGGTTGAAGTTCAAGCTGAAAGTTCGAAATATTTAGTACTCTCAGGCAGCCTACCTAAAGGGGTCCCATCAAATGCGTATGCAACGATTATTCATCTCTTAAAACAAAAAGGTGTTCGTGTCGCCCTTGATACGAGTGGAGAGGCTTTAAAGCAAGGTATTGAAGCAATTCCATTTGCCATTAAGCCGAATGAAGATGAAATTAGTCAATTGATTGGAAAGCCAGTAGAGATGCAAGAAGATCTCATTCAAGCTGGTGAAAAACTACGTGATTTAGGGATTGAGCATGTTTGTTTTTCATTAGGGGAAAAAGGTGCTTTATTTATTAATTCTACGGGTAATTATCAAGTAAATGCCCCAAAAATAAATGTGGTGAATACAGTTGGTAGCGGTGATGCTTTTTTAGCTGGATTGATCTTAAAACTTTCGCAAGGGGCAAGCGATGAAGAAGCATATAAATGGGCTGTTGCATGTGGCTCCGTGAATGCAGGAGAGAAAGAAATTGCGAAAGTACAAAAGGAATCTGTAGAACTCTTACTAAAAGAGCTACAAATTACAAATATTAAAGAGAGATAG
- a CDS encoding class II fructose-bisphosphate aldolase, which yields MPLVTTKEMLADAYQNNYAIGAFGAHNLEIIKAIIAGAEKEGAPVILQTTSSTYQYVGMPYMIALAKEAAEQAKVPVALHLDHGESLKVVMECLRAGYTSVMIDGSKLPFEENINLVKKVVEAASAINVPVEAELGTIGGVEDDLVVDEKNAFFTDPHLAERFVKETGIQSFAPAFGTAHGKYKQEPKLQFELLDQIHRVTNVPLVMHGASGVSEESVRKALNYGIAKVNFSTELKDLFAEQLRAFFIENPNENDPRKYFLPAREAIIKLVEQKIVMLQK from the coding sequence ATGCCATTAGTAACGACGAAAGAAATGTTAGCGGATGCTTACCAAAATAATTATGCCATTGGTGCTTTTGGAGCGCATAATTTAGAAATTATTAAGGCGATTATTGCAGGAGCAGAAAAAGAAGGGGCACCTGTTATTTTACAAACGACTTCAAGTACTTATCAATATGTTGGAATGCCTTATATGATAGCACTTGCCAAGGAGGCAGCTGAACAAGCAAAAGTACCAGTAGCCTTACATTTGGATCATGGTGAATCATTAAAAGTCGTTATGGAATGCTTACGAGCAGGTTATACATCCGTAATGATTGACGGTTCGAAATTACCTTTTGAAGAAAATATAAATCTTGTTAAAAAGGTAGTAGAGGCTGCGAGTGCGATAAATGTACCTGTAGAAGCAGAGCTAGGAACAATTGGCGGTGTAGAAGATGACCTAGTTGTTGATGAAAAGAATGCCTTTTTTACAGACCCGCATTTAGCTGAACGTTTTGTAAAGGAAACAGGTATCCAATCATTTGCTCCGGCATTTGGAACAGCACATGGGAAGTATAAACAAGAACCTAAACTTCAATTTGAATTATTAGATCAAATCCATCGTGTAACAAACGTCCCATTAGTAATGCACGGGGCTTCCGGTGTATCAGAAGAGAGTGTAAGGAAGGCTTTGAATTATGGAATTGCAAAGGTAAATTTCTCAACAGAGCTAAAAGATTTATTTGCTGAACAACTAAGAGCATTCTTCATAGAAAATCCGAATGAAAACGATCCAAGAAAGTATTTCCTTCCAGCACGTGAAGCAATTATTAAGTTAGTAGAACAAAAGATTGTGATGTTACAAAAATGA
- a CDS encoding GntR family transcriptional regulator, with translation MKPLDQASVIPLYHQLKQRLSTKIQSGEWKPEDKIDSENQLMEIFHVSRNTVKKAIEDLVQEGKLYRIQGKGTFVSKPRFEQSLSSFYSFSRVLQEKGLNPRDEVLVIQELYPSTKVKNSLELQEDEQVIEIKRLRFADNEPIVLESSFLPKSIINNSEILREVSSSSLYSLLAQRFNISVVRAKEAFEPVLIKEEEARFLKTETGKPALLLERTAFDTLGKPVEFCISIVRGDRCRFYTELN, from the coding sequence ATGAAACCGTTAGATCAAGCTAGTGTAATTCCATTGTATCATCAGTTGAAACAAAGGTTATCCACTAAAATCCAATCGGGTGAGTGGAAGCCTGAGGATAAAATCGACTCTGAAAATCAACTTATGGAAATATTCCATGTTAGCCGTAACACAGTAAAAAAGGCAATTGAGGATTTAGTACAAGAGGGGAAATTATACAGAATTCAAGGCAAAGGTACGTTCGTTTCGAAACCAAGATTCGAACAATCACTCAGTAGCTTTTATAGTTTTAGCCGAGTGTTACAGGAGAAGGGTTTAAATCCACGAGATGAAGTGCTTGTCATTCAGGAACTGTATCCGTCGACTAAAGTAAAAAACAGCCTTGAATTGCAGGAAGATGAGCAAGTCATTGAAATAAAACGACTGCGCTTTGCAGATAATGAACCAATTGTATTGGAATCTTCTTTTTTACCGAAAAGTATTATTAATAATAGTGAAATATTACGAGAGGTTAGTTCCTCCTCTTTGTATAGCTTATTAGCACAACGCTTTAACATTAGTGTTGTGAGAGCGAAGGAAGCATTTGAGCCAGTCCTTATTAAGGAAGAAGAAGCACGTTTCCTGAAAACAGAAACAGGCAAACCAGCGCTATTATTAGAGCGTACCGCCTTTGATACATTAGGAAAGCCAGTGGAATTTTGCATTTCGATTGTGAGAGGCGACCGTTGTCGATTTTATACTGAACTAAATTGA